A region of the Gigantopelta aegis isolate Gae_Host chromosome 11, Gae_host_genome, whole genome shotgun sequence genome:
gcaagatgtttccgactaataaaatatttctacgattgaacttaaatattaaatatattttcttgtttagaatatcagtgtctgtatattcaatgtgtttctgagcgtcttaatatttgtaagaagcccaaactggattttgtcttcaaataatttcttacgtacgaaaacaatattttaggaaataaaataaaatttaacctagtacaaatattagaacgatcagaaacacgtttaatatacagccactaatattttatgcagaaaaatatatttgataggACCtgtgcaattacaatcgttaaaaagtctgttagtcgataacatcttaaaacttgcagcaaactcaggaatgtccctttaatactgtcatgtgcatgtatattatgtaaacaCACCCAAAAGCAGACAGCATACAATGGATTCTATCATTTAATTTGTTGGACAGCCTTATAGAAAGATTTTTCTTATCAATACCGCGGTGCACAattttctgtctgtgtgtgcttTGACATTGTATATGCCGCGCGGGTGCGAGTCAACACGAGCTAGTAGACAGGTAGATAGCATATCGATTTGTTTGGGTAATATTTACCTGCTACCCTATTcataatgtttttctttctgcTTACAGCTTGCCTGTACTACTTTCTCCACGCCGCTGTTGACACAGTGGGCCTACGAGACAGACCCTTGAGCGAATTGCGTCGGAGTCTTTCACTACAGTCATTGATCGGAACGAGAAAACACGGAGGCCGGGTTGTTGGAGTGAAGTAACGCTGAACTGTTGATTCCGTGGCACAGCAGTCACGTCgcacggaaaataaagttagtGAAATTTAAGAAAGTCAGCCCTGAAGTGGAAGGAAAAACGAAACGCTAGGGTTAAAAACAAAAGGAGAAACGAGTttaaagagactttttaaagagaaagagaagaggacACTAAGTTTGAAGAGAGCATTTTAAAGAGAAAAGAGACTTTAGAAATGAAAGGTGAGGACATTAAAAAGTAGTCACGAGGTTTGTGTATAGAGAAAGGAAGTTCTTTCAACTCTAAAAATCCATCAGCATTTGTTTTAGATTTGAGATAAGACTACAGAACAGGAAAAAAGTGAATCTAAGCTATCTTTATCCGAAGCGAGAGTTTCGTtggagaaaataaattataaacagaAAATGAATAACCAAACGCCAGTATTAACTTGATACCAAGAACAAATATCTGACGATGAAGGTACTTGAGTGAGGAGTAGCTGTACTGGTGGATTTATATGAAGAAATAGTCCATGTGTGCCCTCCTAAAGGTATTATATGAAGAAATAATTCATGTGTGCCCTCCTAAAGGTATTATATGAATACGTAGTTTACATATCCCGTCGCTGAGGTgctatttgaaaacaaaagtcCCAAGTTAACGTTTGCCCTACTGGTGGTAGTTCCTCGACGTTGacgttgtgtttttgtgtttatttattgtttcaaaATCGAAGACAAATCTTCGCAGTCTAATAAACACAAATGGCTTTCTTCAAATTTtttggaaagaaaaagaaagaggagTTGGTCATCACCGGGATCAAGGACCCGGAGATGGAGCAAGAGGAGGAACGCAGGAGACTGAAACACTCACTGTCCGTGTCCAGATCCGGAAGGTTCaagcagaagaagaaggaaaggtCCGGCTTTCTGGACAAACCCGACCTCTTCGACACGGCGAACCACGAGTCATCGTCCGCGTCAGAAGACAGCCCCAGCAGACGCCGTCCTGAGCGAGGGGGGCCTGGCGAGGGTGGAGGAGCAGGGGGCTGTGGGGCTGCTGCGAGTTCGGGAAGATCCACCAACAGTCAGTCCGGACAAGGGAGTCATTCGAGACAGGGCGACAATTCAGGACACGGAGGAGGCTCACAGGGTGGTTCGCAgggtggtggtgctggtggtggtggtggttccAGACAAGCTGCTAACCCCGGTTCTGGGAAGTCGGCTGCCACCAGTTCGCAGTTAGGCCAAGGTCAAGGACGATCTCCAAATAATAGTTGTAGAGAACTTAATGGGAGAATCATTCCCGGAGGACTGAGGATGGGACAACAGGGCGTGGCCTCCTGACCACAAATAAACCAgtgatgtaaaaatatttttttaaataatttttattgttaaaagcAAATATATGCAGTGTGTATTGTGTCATTTACGGAGACGTTACTTCGGAAAGCCCAAGGTTGATGTATCCAGAACAGCTATAAATAATCCTAACGCTTGTACAGTATATTTTTGTGTCGCAGCATTCCTGTTAATGTGACCAACAAGAGGAGATACTCTTGTATAAATGAACCTAAACTTAGTTGTAGACCATGATTAAGGGTTGATTCGAAAATGATCATAAGGATGATATTACGCGAATGTTTGTAGTGGAGGTAGTGCATCAATTGGGAAGTTTGATCTGCaggtgaatatttaaaaaaaaattcccctataacaacaaaaatcaacaatggAGAATTCTGTTTATGTACAATAACCGTTAATCATGGATATATGAATCCACAATTACTTGTATTCCATGATTAAATTACCTTAATGCctggctgttttatttaatgctgATTCGGTAATGATCGCATGGATAGTAGGTGTGTGTTTGGAGTGAGAGCAGTGACGTAGCGTGGGTcgccagcgcccggggcaagacaagtattgcgccccctaaccagtggaccgttggCACTCGCCGAGTCACTTATAGCAGTCCAGAAGTTTGCGTCCAGGGAAACCGCCCTGCTGGCCCCGCCCGCGCTACGTCACTGGGTGAGAGTAGAGGATCATTCAGATGATCGATACGCAGACTGAtacaagttaaaacaaataatacacaCAACAAATATCAATGATGgagcaggggcgtagcgtgatctgcaCCTGGGgtgggttcgaatatgaaccaaatGGACctttttctaatttgtttttgcaccaccagaaactccatatgtatcaaactgttttagttaagggggggggggggtcgttcgaaccccctagcctacgcccctgtggAGGATTCTGTTATCAAGTGACATGGATATTAAACAGAAATATTTCTGACTATATCTCTGACGCCCCAGTTTTCATCTCGTTAGTCTTGCTTTGATTATATTCCTGAAACTAATACATTTGCAGAAGGTGTCTGTCCAGTTGTAATTGTGATGCTCTGCATCATGTTCACGTGCATTGGAATTGTGTTGCTACTGCTTTTGTTGTACGTGACGCTTGTAGTAAAGTACGCCATAATGTTATTCTACTCCAAATGGTGCTTTGTTAACATAATTGATATCCACGAATGGATTGCATTCAACAACGTGAAACACTCATTAGCATGGTTGCTGGTATTAGCTGTgaacaaacaaagaaatatttcaacaaGCATCATCATTAATGCCAAAACCAACGTCctgatcatcaccaccaccatcaacaattacacacaaaaaccaTGTAATAAGCTGTGATTAATGAAACATGACGTCACAACCATTGCACAATGACGTCATTCCGGGGTACTGTCTGGCATAAACATTGTTATTCAAGAAAATCTTTGGACATTTTGTGAGGTTATTTTTCTACCAGGTTATTTAATCCAGCTTGcataattgttttctttatttctgctGATCTTTTAGCTTTCATTCTTACAATTTGTATTGTACTATTGAtgaggtttttgttttattaatttgtgtttgttaCCAGAGTTACCCTACTCCATCAAATAGTGGTATATGATTTCTGTGGTAGCATCTGGTGTTTAATATAAATAGGCGCCATTCCTCAGCACCCAGTAATGTGGAATAGGTGCCATACCCTAGAACCCAGTGATGAGGGTACAAATCCGAGTGAAAGGTTTCTTCCTACAAAACGTGATTCTAAAAAACAATTACGAAGAATTCCTTAATTATATATCGTGTggtacattgattttattacacaaataatgaagCTGATAGTAATGACTTTatgctgctgctggtggtgatgataatgacgatgatgatctTGATGACGATAATAATATctgataataattttaaattttaattaaaacaactatcctgagtttttagttttattttagtgatacatttttatataaaataaatctttctttttaaaacttatttggCGCTATATATCTTTAACTccattgacatttttttttttttttttttttttgtactttcataccataaatacaatatttaatattgataattaaccaatttataaagttagttttttcattattattcataccgAACATAATAAAATCATGGCTGAAACGAATATCAATTCCGGTAACGACTAGTATTAGATATTAAAGGCGCAGGTCCTAGTTTTAACGTGTGAAAATGGTCAGTAAGTTTAGTtatacggttataacagagaaaagCTGACGTTTGTGGTGTTTAAACCTGAAAATatcgtctaaaaatagactagagcctgtttcgataaccattacttctcagacgaaagAGAGCGTTTTTGcaattataaaaaatgcattttgggttattacaaaaacctagatgaccagaaccacttcaggtgtacgaaaattaatattctaaataataaaatgtaagtacatctaatttaaatgatcaaaaaacGGGTTTAATAGTGagaaatacgtcgtagtgtttaaaaactagggtctgtccctttaatagtgagaaatacgtcgtagtgtttaaaaactagggtctgtgcctttaaatatatgttcttgtttagaatatcagtgtctgtgtactcaatgtgtttctgatccttctaatatttgtaagtaacCCACACTGGATTTCgtatcccaataatttcgtatgtacgaacaaatatatgttaggaaataaaattaagtttgacCTAGtgcaaacactaggacgatcagaaacacgtttattatacagccactaatattttatttaaagaaagattaatatgtaattacagtcgttaaaaaatCTGTTTGTAGACAATCATGttacaaaactaaaagttataaatatttcatcttgatataataataataacaataataataataataataataataataataataataactaataatagtaacaataacattattattattattattattattattattattattattattattaattattattattattattattattaaatactaataatatcaatggtggtggtgatgataacgGTTTTCTTGATCTCAGTTttcgaataataataataataataataatcataattatgaatgatggtggtgatggtaacGATTATGATGATCTCAATTTTCGATTATTattatggttattattattatcatcatcgtcgtcgtcgtcgtcgtcgtcgtcaccaccatcatcaccaccgcaTAACCTatattgtaaatgacgtcacatcagCACAGCGTTATGGGACATTGTCTCAACTGAATgttgtatatatgttatttgtaaatagttgtaCAGGCACCAGTATTTGATTCTTATTTGTATTCAGAGGCAGACTCGTCTACCATTTATACACTAGCTTGTGGGcttttaaaagattttaaacaaaatcttCATAAATGCATTAAAGGTGTACTCTCAAAGTTGCTATGTCACATTTCGCTATTGTTATAAACATTTATGATACACAACCACACTTTAATcgataccatatatatatatatatatatatatatatatatatatatatatatatatatatattacacacacacacatacacacatacatacatacaatacatacatacatacatacatacatacatacatacatatacatataatatttgcATATTTATAGCAGAGGCATATTAATACAGTTCCGTTACCAATTTACGGTGACAAAGGTGTGAAAGTGTAAACTTATAATATCTTCAAaaccgatctaatctagcgaccaaatttaacgagtagaattttctttattaattatattaattagagatgcgcatcaaaattttaaaggcccactatttaatttttggatgtaaatttcaaaattatccccacaattttgttctgtcccggagcaagtcactggctatccagagacgggcctcgagacggacatgctcgaaactctagtggtatatgagcatgttaaaattattcgcactcgcactcaaaaCCTTTTGAATAAAAGTAGCGGGGGTGACGCTCTCAAAAGTGTCGGCTAACTCCGCCAGGTGGCGAAATTCAAGATTAcctcaaaattattaaagcacGTGTTTTCCAGCATCCGTTTGTGGTAGGAAGATAATTTTGATGTCCAGATACATGTTTTCAGTGTCAAagaatgtaattgttattacagTGATTTGGTCACGGTACTGTATTAGTTTGCATCTGCTATTAACTCCAGAAAGACAATAAAAATGGTAATGCAATGGTATGAGTAAATGCTGGTTTACTTAAACAAAgtaggttttaaaaaattcgtTGTGAATACATTAAAATACCCGCCAGTTTCTTGTCAATAAAGACATACAATTACGTGTGTTGGTTCTTTTACGTTTGTCGGGGTATGAACACAAAATCTCCCGAAAACATTAAaagtcaatattttattttgaataaaaaatggCGCGGGAGTGGGGGTTGGTGGGGACGTCttaacaataacgctcaataagaccgagtgccaatataaagtgacgtcatcataTATGTCGTTCCCTGACAACGATATGTTTACGTTCATAGAGAAGTGGGATGACGTTGAAATGCAATTTATAATTCatttaaaggcttttgtaggagatatcgctggcactataatttgctaTATTCtcgtaggagatatcgctggcactataatttgctaTATTCtcgtaggagatatcgctggcactataatttgctaTATTCtcgtaggagatatcgctggcactataatttgctaTATTCTCGTAGGAGATGCCACTTCTTATAAACTTCTTTGGTCACATTTTAATCACTGCATTCTAATTAAAAcgacaataatgataatgggtgataaaaagaatacccctcgtgccttgtgatatcataatttatcagcacacgtt
Encoded here:
- the LOC121385184 gene encoding keratin, type I cytoskeletal 9-like gives rise to the protein MAFFKFFGKKKKEELVITGIKDPEMEQEEERRRLKHSLSVSRSGRFKQKKKERSGFLDKPDLFDTANHESSSASEDSPSRRRPERGGPGEGGGAGGCGAAASSGRSTNSQSGQGSHSRQGDNSGHGGGSQGGSQGGGAGGGGGSRQAANPGSGKSAATSSQLGQGQGRSPNNSCRELNGRIIPGGLRMGQQGVAS